ATCACCGGGATCGCCGGGGTCGGCAAGACCGGTCTCGCGGTGCGCTGGTCGCACCGGGCCGCCCAGCACTTCCCGGACGGCCGCCTCTTCGCCGACCTGCGCGGCTACGACGAGCACCACGAGCCCACCCCGGCCTGGGAGGCGATGAGCAGGTTCCTGCGCTCGCTCGGGGTCTCCAGCGACCAGATCCCCACCCAGACCGAGGACCTGGTCGCGCTCTACCGCAGCGTGCTCGCGGAACGGCGGGTGCTGCTGGTCCTCGACAACGTTCGCTCCTTCGCCCAGATCCACCCCCTGCTGCCCGGCAGCGGCGGCTGCGCCGTGCTGGTCACCAGCCGGGAGCAGCTGGAGGAGCTGGTCACCTGGCCGCAGGACGCCCGGGTGCACCTCGGGGTGCTGCCCGGCGCCGACGCCGTGGAGCTGCTCGGGCGGATCGTCGGCGAGGAGCGCGTCGACTCCGCCCGCGCCGACACCCGCCGGCTCGCCGACCTGTGCGACCGGCTGCCGCTGGCGCTGCGGATCGCCGCCGCCCGGCTCGCCTCCAAGCCGCACTGGACGGTGCGGCACCTGGTGACCCGGCTGGGCGACGAGCGGCGCCGGCTGGACGAGCTGAGCCAGGGCGCCGCCCAGGTGCGGGCCAGCTTCGAGCTGTCGTACCGCTATCTGCCGGACGACGCGGCCCGGCTCTACCGGCGCCTGGGTCTGCTGGACGCGCCGGACTTCGCCGCCTGGGTGGGCGGCGCGCTGCTCGACGTCGACGTGCTGGACGCCGAGCGGCTCATGGAGGACCTCGTCGACGCGCAGTTCCTCGAGGTCGTCGGCGTCGACGCGACCGGCCGGCTGCGCTACCGGCTGCAGAACCTCATGCGGCTCTACGCCCGTGAGCGCGCCCAGGCCGAGGAGCCCGAGCCGGACCAGCGGGCCGCCCGGGAGCGGGCCCTGCGGACCTGGCTGTCCCTCGCCGAGGAGGCGCACCGGCGGGAGTACGGCGGTCACTTCAGCGTGGTGCACAGCCCCGCCCCCCGCCGCCCCCTGGACCGCATCCACACCGACGAGCTGCTCTCCTCGCCGCTGGAGTGGCTGGAGGCGGAGCGGCTGTCGCTGGTGGCGGCCGTGGGACAGGCGGCCGGACTGGGCCTGGACGACCTCGCGTGGGACCTGACGGTGTCCGCGGCCGTGCTCTTCGAGACCCGGCACTACCTGGAGGACTGGCGCGAGTGCGCCGAGGTCGCCCTCGAATCGGCCCGGACCAGCGGCAACCTGCGCGGCCAGGCGGCCATGCTGCACCAGCTCGGCGGGATCGCCCAGGCCTACCAGCGGCTGCCGGAGGCGCACGCCCGCTACAGCGAGGCGATGGAGCTGTTCGAGCGGGCCGGTGAGCCGCACGGACTGGCCCTGAACCTGCGCAACCTGTCCATCCTGGAGCGGTTCAGCGGCGACCTGGACCTCGCCATGACCCGGCTGGAGCGGGCGGGCGAGATCTTCCGCACCGTGGGCGACGTCTCCTCCGAGGCGCACGCGCTGGACAACATGGCCCAGATCGAGCTGGAGCGGGGCAACACCGAGCTGGCGATGAAGCTGGGCGTCGAGGCCGTGCAGGTCATGGAGTCGATCGACCGCGGGAGCAAGCGGGGCGTCGCGCAGACCATCCACCGGCTGGGCCGGGTGCACCTGGCCCGGTCCGACTTCCCGAAGGCGGAGGAAGCGTTTCTGCAGGTGATCGACCTGGTCCAGGCCAAGTCCGATCTGGTCGGGCTCGCCTACGCGCTGCTGGGCCTGGGGGAGGCCCGGCTCGGCGCCGGTGACGTGGACGCCGCCGAGGCCACCCTGTCGGAGGCCCTGGACGTCGTCGAGCGCATCGACAGCCCCCTGGTCGACGGCCAGATCAACCTCGTCCTCGGCGAGGCCCGCAGCCGCCAGGGCCGGCTCGACTCCGCCCGCGAACGGGCGAACGCGGCCCACGCGGTCTTCCTGCGGACCGGCTCGCCCCGGTGGCGCGCGCAGGCCGAGGGCCTGCTGTCCCGGCTCGACGAGCGGCCGGCCCCGGGCACCGACGCCTCCGGCTGACCGCCGCCCCCACCCGGCACCTCCCGCACGCCCTGCACCGCGCACGCCCCGCACCGCGCACGGCCCCGCACCGCGCACGCCCGCATGTCGCACGACTCGCTCCGCGCACGGCTCGCTCAACGGCTCGTTCCGCGCACGGCTCGCACACCGCACGCCCGTACGCCGCACCGCTTGCACCACGCACGCCGCACGGCTCGTTCCGCGCACGCCCGCACACTGCACGCCCGCACCGCGCACGGCTCGCACAACGCATGCCCGCACAATGCATGCCCGCACGATGCACGACTCGCTCCGCGCACGGCTCGCACGGCCCGCACCGCGCACGGCCCGTACCGCAGCACGCGATGTAGACGCCCAATACCCGGCCGATAAGGCAGCTGCCTACTTTCGGCTGGGACAAACGTCAGCCCGAAGTGTGGAGTACAAGATGCCGCCCGTTCCCAAGGCGCCTTCCTTTGCGGTGATTTCCGGGGCTCAGGTCCACCGGGTGCTCGACGGCCGGCACCGGGAGGTGGTGGACCTCATCGAGCGGGCGTACCGCGTCCACGGCGCCGGCGACACGGTCAACCCGCCGTCCTACTTCCTGCGCTTCCCCGACCGTCCCTCCTCCCGCATCATCGCGCTGCCCGCGTCCGCCGGCGGCGACATCCGGGTCGACGGCCTGAAGTGGATCTCCAGCTTCCCCGAGAACGTGGCCGCCGGACTGCCGCGCGCCTCCGCCGTGCTGATCCTCAACGACCACGACACCGGCTATCCGCTGGCCTGCCTGGAGAGCTCCATCATCAGCGCGGCCCGCACGGCGGCCTCGGCGGCGCTGGCCGCGGACACGCTGAGCCGGCGACGGGGTGAACGGCCCCGCCGGATCGGGTTCGTCGGCACCGGGCTCATCGCCCGCTACGTCCACCAGTACCTGGCCGGGACCGGTTGGGAGTTCGACGAGACCGGCGTGCACGACCTGTCCGCCGAGCACGCGGCCGGGTTCGCCGGCTACCTGGAGCGGGCGGGCGGCGGCGGGCGCGTCACCGTGCACGAGAAGGCCGAGGACCTGGTCCGCGGCAGCGACCTGGTCGTCTTCGCCACCATCGCCGGCACCCCGCACGTCACCGACCCCGGCTGGTTCGCGCACCACCCGCTGGTGCTGCACGTCTCGCTGCGCGACCTGGCGCCCGAGGTGATCCTCACCGGCGCCAACTTCGTCGACGACGTCGAGCACTGCCTGAAGGCCGACACCTCCCCGCACCTGGCCGAACAGCTCACCGGCGGCCGGGACTTCATCGACGGCACGCTGTACGACGTGCTCACCGGCGCCCGCGCGGTGCCCGCCGACCGGCCCGTGTTCTTCTCCCCGTTCGGCCTCGGCGTCCTGGACCTCGCGCTCGGCAAGCACGTGTACGACGCCCTCGGCGCCTCCGGTGAACTCGCCGTCCAGCCCGACTTCTTCCACGAGCTGCGCCGCTACGGCTGAGCGCACACCCGACCGGTCCACCCCGAGGAAGGGGCCCCACCCGTGACCACCCTGCTCGACCCACCGCCCCCAGCGGCCGGCGCCCCGCGCCGGCCCGTTTCCGTCCGCGTCGACGAGACCCCGCTGCCCCCGCACGACCCGCTCGCCCTCTACGACGCCCTGCGCCGGCGCCTCGGCGACGCGGAGGTGTTCCTCCTGGAGAGCCTGGAGGCGCCCGAGCACGAGGGCGGCGACTCCCTCGTCGGCCACGGCCGGCTCGCCGAACTCCAGGTGCACGCCGACCGGGTCACCGTCGAGGGCATCGCGCCGGTGGCGGCCGCGCTGCACACCGCCGCCGACGCCCTGGGCCTGGCGGCGCTGCCGGACGGGGCGCGCGCGCTCACCTCCGGCGACCAGGTGTGGGAGCTGCTGCGCGCCGCGCAGCGGGCGTTCTCCGTGGAGACCGAGGTGCCCGCGGACACCTACGCCTTCGGGTTCCTGGCGACCGTCGGCTACGGCGCCGCCTGGCACATGGAGCGGCTGCCGCGGCGCACCGCCGACGGCGGCCCCGACCTGGTGCTCGGACTGTTCCGGGAGGTCGTCCACTACGACGGCGCCGGCGGCACGGTCCGGCTGCGCACCGCGCGCAGCGCGGACTTCCCGCCCGCCGACTTCGGGACCGTCCCGGCGGCCGTGGCCCGGTTGCGCCCGTCGTCCGGCGCCGTGCCCGAGGCGCCGGTGCCGCGCGCGGTGCACGACAACACCGACGAGGAAACGTTTCTGGGACACGTCGGGCGCTGCCTCGGGCACATCGGGGTCGGCGACATCTACCAGATCCAGATCGGCCACCGCATCGACGTCACGACGGACCTCGCCCCGCTCGACGTCTACCGCCGGCTGCGGCACCGCAACCCCTCGCCGCACATGTACCTCGTGCCGCGCGCCGGGACCACGCTGATCGGCGCCAGCCCCGAGGTGCTGTTCGCCGCCCACGGGGACCGGATCGTGATGCGGCCCATCGCCGGCACCACCCCGAGGAGCGGGGACGCGGCCGTCGACGGCCCCCGGATCGCGGCACTGCGCGCCAGCGAGAAGGAGCGCGCCGAGCACGTGATGCTGGTCGACCTGTGCCGCAACGACATCGGCCGGGTGTGCCGCCCCGGCACGCTGGCCGTCGAGCGGCTGATGACCGTGGAGACGTACTCGCACGTCTTCCACCTGGTCTCGGCTGTCGAGGGGCGGCTCGCGGCCGGCGAGGACACCTGGTCCGCGCTGCGCGCCACCTTCCCGGCGGGCACCGTCACCGGCGCGCCGAAGATCCGCGCCATGGAGATCATCGAGGAGCTGGAGAGCGAACCGCGCCGGATGTACGCCGGTGCCGTCGGCCTGGTGGACGTGCGCGGCTGGTCCCGGCTCGCGTTGTGCATCCGCACCGTCTCCCACGACGGGACGACGTACTCCACCCAGGCGTGCGCGGGCATCGTCGCCGACTCCGACCCGCGCGCCGAGTGGCGCGAGACGCTGCACAAGATGGGCGCCGCCTACTGGGCGCTGACCGGTGAGGAGCTGCTGCCGTGAACGTCCTGCTCGTCGACGCCTACGACAGTTTCACCCACATCATCGACCAGTACCTGCGCACCCTCGGGGCGCGCACCGAGGTGGTGCGCTCGGGCACCCGGACCGCCGGGCAGCTGCTGGCCGGGAAGCCGGACGCGGTGGTGCTCGGCCCCGGACCCGGGCACCCGGCCGACTCCGGGCACGTGGAGCTGGTACACGCCTTCGCCGGGCGCGTGCCGCTGCTCGGCATCTGCCTGGGCCACCAGGCCATCGGGCTCGCCTACGGGGCCGAGGTGGCCGTCGCCGGGCGGCTCAAGCACGGCAAGACCAGCCCGGTCTCGCACGACGGGACCGGGGTGTTCGCCGGGCTCGGCACCGAGGTGGTGGCCACCCGCTACCACTCGCTGATCGTCGCCGAACCGCTGCCCGCGGAGCTGGCGGTGACCGCGCGCGCGGTGGACGACGGCTACGTCATGGGACTCAGGCACCGCGAACTGGCGGTGGAGGGCGTCCAGTTCCATCCGGAGTCGGTGACCACGGCCGGCGGCATGCGGCTGCTGGAGAACTTTCTGACGGGCGCGGCGGCGATGGAGCGGGTCGCTTGAGGAGCGGAATTGGTGGCACCGGGTGCGGAATTAACCGTACCGGTGCCGATTCGCCTCCCGGGGATATCGGAATTCATTGGTCCATATCCTCGAAAACACCCTCTGACCTGCAAGTATATCGTCGTTATCGTGACTGGGTGCAGGGCGAAGCTGGAGCGATAATAAAGCGAAGCGGCACTTCCATAGATTTCTTGCTGTCGGAACGGAACGCAGCAACGAAAAGCCAACGGGAGACGAAAATGCAGCTCGTCAGCTCCGCTCGCCGCACCAAGGTCCAGGCCCTCGTCCTCGCCGCCCTGACCGCGGGCGCCGTGTTCACCGCCGTGGCCGGTGCCGACCACGCCGAGGCGCAGCCGCGGCCGGCCGCGGTGGCCGACGGGCCCGTCCAGGCCGGTGCCGTGGTCTCCGGCGACGGAGTGACCGTGACGCTGGGCACCGACGGTGTCGACCCCTGGAGCTAGGCCGCGCCGCGGCCGGCCACGGACCGAAGGAGAGCACCTGTGAAGACAGGCACCGAACGGGAGCGTACGGAGCGCTCCTGGCCCGTACTGCTCGGCTCCGTACTGAACGGCCGTGACCTCTCCGGTGCGGACACCGCGTGGGTCATGGACCAGGTGATGCGGGGCAACGCCCCGGACGCCCTGATCGCCGGCTTCCTGGTCGCCCTGCGCGCCAAGGGGGAGACCGTCGGCGAACTGGAGGGGCTGGTCAGGGGAATGATGGCGCACGCCGTGCGCATCGACGTGCCGGGGAGGACCGTCGATGTGGTGGGCACCGGAGGAGACGGGGCCGACACGGTCAACATCTCCACCATGGCCGCCGTCGTGGCGGCGGGCGCCGGAGCGCGGGTCGTCAAGCACGGCAACCGCGCGGCGAGTTCGGCCTCGGGCTCGGCCGACGTGCTGGAGCGGCTCGGGGTGAACCTCAGGATCCCGCCGGCACAGGTCGCCGCGGTGGCCGAGGAGGCCGGCATCACCTTCTGCTTCGCCCCTGACTTCCACCCGGCGATGCGGCACGCGGCGGGGGCGCGCCGAGCACTGGGTATCCCGACCGTCTTCAACGCCCTGGGGCCGCTGACCAATCCGGCGGCGCCCTCGGCGCACGCGGTCGGTGTCTCCGACCCGCGGCTGCTGCCGCTGGTCGCCGGGGTACTGGCGCGGCGGGGGGCCACCGCGCTGGTGTTCCGGGGCGACGACGGGCTGGACGAGCTGACCGTGACGACCACGTCCACCGTCTTCGCGGTGGCCGGGGGCCAGCTCCGCCAGGAGACCTTCGACCCGCGGGACGTCGGGGTCGCCCTCGCGCCCGTCGAGGCGCTGCGCGGCGGCGACGCCGGGCACAACGCGGACGTCGCGCGCCGGGTGTTCGACGGCGAGCGGGGCCCGGTGCGCGACGCGGTGCTGCTGTCGGCGGCGGCGGCCCTGGCCGCCGAGGGCGCCGGCGGCCGCACGGTCACCGAGCGCATCGGCGCCGCGCTGGGCCGGGCCGCCGAGGCCGTCGACTCGGGAGCGGCCCGGGCGACGCTGGAGCGGTGGGTGGAGGTGACCACGGAGCGGGCACTGGCACCGGCCGCGTGACCGAGCGGGCCCCCGGGGTGGAGGTGATCCGCCCCGGGGGCCGCGCCCCGTACTCGCCGCCGGCCCCGCGCGGGCCCCGGCCTCACACGCCGGACGGGCTGGGTTCGGTGGACCGCCGGACGGCGTCCGCCGTCTCCTGCGGGGGTTCGGCAAGGGCCGGGGACGCGGGCAGCGGCTCCCGGCGGAACCAGGTGAGGGCGGGGGAGGTGACGGCGGTCGTGACGAGGGCCATGAGGACCAGGATGGTGAACAGCGACGGGCCGATCACCCCGAGCTGGAGGCCGAGGTTGAGGACGACCAGCTCGGTCAGGCCGCGGCAGTTCATCAGCGCGCCGATGGACATCGCCTCCCGCCAGGGCTCGCCGGCCAGGCGGGCCACCGCCGTGCTGCCGCCCCACTTGCCGAAGGCGGCCACCACCAGCACCGCGCCCGCCCACAGCCACTGCGTCGGGTCGCCGCCCAGCAGCCCGATGTCGGTCTTCAGGCCCGTGCTGACGAAGAACAGGGGCAGCAGCACCGGCAGGGTGAACGCCCGCAGGCGGGCCGCGGAGATCTCGACCGCGCGGGAGCCGCGCGGGGTCATCACGCCGAACAGGAACGCGCCGAACAGCGCGTGGATGCCGATCCGGTCGGTCACGAAGGCCGACAGGCACAGACCGCAGAAGAGGGCCACCAGGATGGTGGACTCCACCGCTCGCCCCGCCCGTTGGGCGGCCCGGGCGAGCAGCGGCCGCACCACCCACAGCATCACCGCGAGGAACACCGCCGACCACAGCGCCGTGAACGCCGCGTCCTGCAGCGAGCCGCTCGCGCCGACCGCCGCGACCACCGCGAGCAGGCACCAGGCGGTCACGTCGTCGACGGCCGCGCAGGCCATCGCCAGCGAGCCGAGACGGGTGGTGTACATGCCGCGGTCGGTGAGGATGCGGGCCAGCACCGGGAACGCGGTGATGCTCATGGACACCGCGATGAACAGGACGAACGGCAGCCGGCCCACGCCCTCGGGGGCGAACGTGCCGTACATGCCGACCGCCAGCAGCGAGCCGAGCACCAGCGGCAG
Above is a genomic segment from Streptomyces collinus Tu 365 containing:
- a CDS encoding AfsR/SARP family transcriptional regulator, which codes for MGERLRFEVLGPVTVTSQGRSLPVGGARQRTVLALLLLNSARIVPVDTLVDAVWNDRPPATARTQIAIVIAALRKTFKSQGAAEDIILTAHPGYVLRPDGHSVDVLEFTRLVKTAETAVQQARLPEAAAAYTQALALWRGPAFAGISSALVEDEAARLEGHRLNAYDDATAVQLELGNHHDLVPELVSVVREHPLRERTRHHLMLAQYRSGRRAEAMATFREARTQFIEELGMEPGPDLQGLHDAILRDDPSLAPAPAVPATDASRADTLVVPSELPPDVPGFTGRAPEFALLDTLVASRDRQHGPAIGLITGIAGVGKTGLAVRWSHRAAQHFPDGRLFADLRGYDEHHEPTPAWEAMSRFLRSLGVSSDQIPTQTEDLVALYRSVLAERRVLLVLDNVRSFAQIHPLLPGSGGCAVLVTSREQLEELVTWPQDARVHLGVLPGADAVELLGRIVGEERVDSARADTRRLADLCDRLPLALRIAAARLASKPHWTVRHLVTRLGDERRRLDELSQGAAQVRASFELSYRYLPDDAARLYRRLGLLDAPDFAAWVGGALLDVDVLDAERLMEDLVDAQFLEVVGVDATGRLRYRLQNLMRLYARERAQAEEPEPDQRAARERALRTWLSLAEEAHRREYGGHFSVVHSPAPRRPLDRIHTDELLSSPLEWLEAERLSLVAAVGQAAGLGLDDLAWDLTVSAAVLFETRHYLEDWRECAEVALESARTSGNLRGQAAMLHQLGGIAQAYQRLPEAHARYSEAMELFERAGEPHGLALNLRNLSILERFSGDLDLAMTRLERAGEIFRTVGDVSSEAHALDNMAQIELERGNTELAMKLGVEAVQVMESIDRGSKRGVAQTIHRLGRVHLARSDFPKAEEAFLQVIDLVQAKSDLVGLAYALLGLGEARLGAGDVDAAEATLSEALDVVERIDSPLVDGQINLVLGEARSRQGRLDSARERANAAHAVFLRTGSPRWRAQAEGLLSRLDERPAPGTDASG
- the sbnB gene encoding 2,3-diaminopropionate biosynthesis protein SbnB, translating into MPPVPKAPSFAVISGAQVHRVLDGRHREVVDLIERAYRVHGAGDTVNPPSYFLRFPDRPSSRIIALPASAGGDIRVDGLKWISSFPENVAAGLPRASAVLILNDHDTGYPLACLESSIISAARTAASAALAADTLSRRRGERPRRIGFVGTGLIARYVHQYLAGTGWEFDETGVHDLSAEHAAGFAGYLERAGGGGRVTVHEKAEDLVRGSDLVVFATIAGTPHVTDPGWFAHHPLVLHVSLRDLAPEVILTGANFVDDVEHCLKADTSPHLAEQLTGGRDFIDGTLYDVLTGARAVPADRPVFFSPFGLGVLDLALGKHVYDALGASGELAVQPDFFHELRRYG
- a CDS encoding anthranilate synthase component I family protein — translated: MTTLLDPPPPAAGAPRRPVSVRVDETPLPPHDPLALYDALRRRLGDAEVFLLESLEAPEHEGGDSLVGHGRLAELQVHADRVTVEGIAPVAAALHTAADALGLAALPDGARALTSGDQVWELLRAAQRAFSVETEVPADTYAFGFLATVGYGAAWHMERLPRRTADGGPDLVLGLFREVVHYDGAGGTVRLRTARSADFPPADFGTVPAAVARLRPSSGAVPEAPVPRAVHDNTDEETFLGHVGRCLGHIGVGDIYQIQIGHRIDVTTDLAPLDVYRRLRHRNPSPHMYLVPRAGTTLIGASPEVLFAAHGDRIVMRPIAGTTPRSGDAAVDGPRIAALRASEKERAEHVMLVDLCRNDIGRVCRPGTLAVERLMTVETYSHVFHLVSAVEGRLAAGEDTWSALRATFPAGTVTGAPKIRAMEIIEELESEPRRMYAGAVGLVDVRGWSRLALCIRTVSHDGTTYSTQACAGIVADSDPRAEWRETLHKMGAAYWALTGEELLP
- a CDS encoding anthranilate synthase component II — its product is MNVLLVDAYDSFTHIIDQYLRTLGARTEVVRSGTRTAGQLLAGKPDAVVLGPGPGHPADSGHVELVHAFAGRVPLLGICLGHQAIGLAYGAEVAVAGRLKHGKTSPVSHDGTGVFAGLGTEVVATRYHSLIVAEPLPAELAVTARAVDDGYVMGLRHRELAVEGVQFHPESVTTAGGMRLLENFLTGAAAMERVA
- the trpD gene encoding anthranilate phosphoribosyltransferase produces the protein MKTGTERERTERSWPVLLGSVLNGRDLSGADTAWVMDQVMRGNAPDALIAGFLVALRAKGETVGELEGLVRGMMAHAVRIDVPGRTVDVVGTGGDGADTVNISTMAAVVAAGAGARVVKHGNRAASSASGSADVLERLGVNLRIPPAQVAAVAEEAGITFCFAPDFHPAMRHAAGARRALGIPTVFNALGPLTNPAAPSAHAVGVSDPRLLPLVAGVLARRGATALVFRGDDGLDELTVTTTSTVFAVAGGQLRQETFDPRDVGVALAPVEALRGGDAGHNADVARRVFDGERGPVRDAVLLSAAAALAAEGAGGRTVTERIGAALGRAAEAVDSGAARATLERWVEVTTERALAPAA
- a CDS encoding cation:proton antiporter, producing MSAPAFDPLPDLLIAVPVVIAACRAGAGLFRRMGQPPVIGEMTLGILLGPSLLGWVSPSLQHWLFPPEVLPYIGALGNLGLLAFMFLVGLELDLSALRGHSRTAVAVSQVSIALPLVLGSLLAVGMYGTFAPEGVGRLPFVLFIAVSMSITAFPVLARILTDRGMYTTRLGSLAMACAAVDDVTAWCLLAVVAAVGASGSLQDAAFTALWSAVFLAVMLWVVRPLLARAAQRAGRAVESTILVALFCGLCLSAFVTDRIGIHALFGAFLFGVMTPRGSRAVEISAARLRAFTLPVLLPLFFVSTGLKTDIGLLGGDPTQWLWAGAVLVVAAFGKWGGSTAVARLAGEPWREAMSIGALMNCRGLTELVVLNLGLQLGVIGPSLFTILVLMALVTTAVTSPALTWFRREPLPASPALAEPPQETADAVRRSTEPSPSGV